In Gigantopelta aegis isolate Gae_Host chromosome 6, Gae_host_genome, whole genome shotgun sequence, the following are encoded in one genomic region:
- the LOC121374567 gene encoding adhesion G-protein coupled receptor D1-like — MNVAENVAVKASNSLRTIHLCVFLLTGVPLIVVGISFAVFYEHYGNGDICWLNNETLLVCFVPTVGLVVIINSIVLIIVLRVMMRSLHSTTKVTVQEKSSLKMGLKATAILLPLLGLTWTLAFFTISSERELAIVFTYLFTISNSFQGVMFFVFHCLLNVDVHSAFERRYPRKKTMSSIDTSMTKVKRSSSLGVCLNEQPRGKPSVDTQFTDISVNDSRHSSSSSNGHLHLEKQSSAYSNSSNNGHLRLINQTSSTSDCYSNGHRPVGRHHSSGFEDFDADDRDNVWRRYSLENEEAFPDVTRQNSAFHPDVVFVNSWGFETKHRKKSTSLSDYGEQL, encoded by the exons ATGAATGTTGCAGAAAATGTAGCAGTGAAGGCAAGTAATTCCTTAAGGACGATCCATCTGTGCGTTTTTTTACTTACAGGTGTTCCATTGATCGTGGTGGGAATTTCCTTTGCCGTTTTCTACGAACATTACGGTAATGGTGACAT ATGTTGGCTGAACAACGAAACTCTACTGGTCTGCTTTGTGCCAACTGTTGGACTTGTCGTGATT ATCAACTCAATTGTCTTGATAATCGTACTGAGGGTCATGATGAGGTCGTTACATTCCACCACGAAAGTAACCGTGCAAGAAAAGTCGAGTCTGAA AATGGGTTTAAAAGCCACAGCCATCCTCCTGCCTCTGTTGGGTCTAACGTGGACTCTTGCGTTCTTCACCATCAGCTCAGAGAGGGAACTTGCCATCGTGTTCACGTATCTCTTTACAATAAGTAACAGTTTCCAG GGCGTGATGTTTTTCGTGTTCCATTGTCTGTTAAATGTTGAC GTGCATTCGGCGTTTGAGCGGAGGTACCCACGGAAAAAGACCATGTCCTCCATTGATACGTCCATGACGAAAGTCAAGCGATCTTCTTCTCTCGGGGTCTGCCTCAATGAACAACCGCGTGGAAAACCCTCG GTGGACACCCAGTTTACGGACATCTCTGTGAACGACAGCCGCCACAGCAGTTCCTCTAGCAATGGGCACCTACATCTGGAGAAACAGTCATCAGCCTATAGCAATTCCTCCAACAACGGCCACCTGCGGCTCATCAACCAGACGTCTTCAACAAGCGACTGCTACAGCAACGGCCACCGACCTGTTGGCCGACATCATTCGTCAGGATTCGAGGATTTTGACGCAGACGACAGGGACAACGTTTGGCGGAGATACTCGCTGGAAAACGAAGAGGCGTTCCCTGACGTCACGAGACAGAACAGTGCCTTCCATCCTGACGTCGTGTTCGTCAACAGCTGGGGCTTTGAGACGAAACACCGAAAGAAGTCTACATCTTTATCCGATTACGGAGAACAGTTGTAA
- the LOC121374057 gene encoding adhesion G-protein coupled receptor D1-like, whose protein sequence is MSIREDRHNRTKSNDSTVVNSDVLSTKILGLSENRFQDLKQQVVITFAYKNASLKESLRETCVFLNMSAISSSDRWSTNGCYVDPASNATHAICRCNHLTNFALLMDLYGTSKALDETNETALSAISYVGGCLSILACVLSIAVFEYFRLRNDRIRIHENLAASIICVQVVFLIGFGRAEKKGGIPQWACKTVAVLMHFFLTAMFCWMLVEGIHLYVALVRVFKRGNHLRKYLGIGWGEYRPSVLCEL, encoded by the exons ATGTCAATCAGAGAAGATAGACACAACAG gACAAAATCTAACGATTCAACGGTGGTGAACTCTGATGTCTTGTCTACTAAGATACTAGGACTGTCTGAAAACAGATTCCAAGATCTCAAACAACAAGTGGTGATCACGTTTGCATACAAG AATGCAAGTCTAAAGGAATCGCTGCGAGAAACCTGTGTCTTCTTGAACATGTCAGCTAT ATCAAGTTCAGACCGTTGGTCCACCAATGGCTGCTACGTGGATCCCGCCTCAAACGCTACTCACGCCATCTGCCGGTGTAACCATCTGACAAACTTCGCCTTGCTTATGGACTTGTATGGAACATCG AAAGCTTTAGATGAAACAAATGAAACTGCTCTGTCAGCAATCTCTTACGTCGGTGGATGCCTTTCCATCCTGGCCTGTGTTCTGTCTATCGCCGTGTTTGAATACTTCAG GTTGCGGAACGACAGAATCAGGATCCATGAGAACCTGGCCGCGTCCATTATCTGTGTCCAGGTGGTCTTCCTAATCGGGTTTGGCAGGGCCGAGAAGAAAGGTGGCATTCCTCAA TGGGCCTGTAAAACGGTGGCCGTGTTGATGCACTTCTTTTTGACGGCCATGTTCTGCTGGATGTTGGTGGAGGGGATCCACCTGTATGTGGCGCTCGTCAGGGTCTTCAAGAGAGGGAATCACCTGAGGAAATACCTGGGAATTGGGTGGGGTGAGTACCGCCCTTCTGTTCTTTGTGAATTGTAA